The DNA sequence GAACTTCAGTAGGTGCCAAAGTTTTTTACTCTCTCACAATTAATTTTCTCCATAAACCGGCGTCTCCTTAATCCTGTGAAAAACTCAAACCTGTGAtcagtttttttaagtttgtgtgatttttcaacttgcttctttttttcttttgtttcagaatatattaaagaagaaaaaaacatgggGTCCGAACATTTGAATTGGTAAGACAAAGTTAGCTTCAAGGTATATTTGTAGTATTATTTCCAGAAAGTCCAACTTGTCTCACTGATTATATCTAACTCTGGAATCAGTGATTGTTCTTAATAAGGCAGATATAATTAATATTATTACTCAGAAGTTAGAGCAGTAAATCAGAAGAATgtataaaaatagaaataagcTTTGAAAATTCAATTGGAAAGGCTGTAAGTTGACAACAGTTTTCGCCAACTAAAATTAATGAGAGCAAGAAAGATGGCTTCATTTTAAGAGGAGAGAATTGTAAGAACTTTAGGAAACGCTTGAATGTTAGCAATTAAGTAAGTAGAAGAATGTTTCAATTGGACACCATGGAGGCTtataaaatattctaaaatatccATTCTCAATAATCAATGCACTTTAAATCTGagttattttccttgaaaataaagaGCATGTCCACATAGGTAGTGTCCATTCGTTTGCACCGTAAATAACAGACTTGTCTGAATGTGTTACTCGCCTTTCCACTCGCTGCCAGTAAGCTATACATTAAAGCTCGCAAAggagagatttcaaaaaatgctTTACCATAGCTCTCTGCAAGTTAGCACCAGATGGAACAAAGTATCTCATATTGAAGAGAAATTGGAGGAGATTCCATGTTGAAGTTCTGAAAGAACCTTATTATGTAGACTCTATATCTCTGTATAACTTTTTCAGGATCCTGGAAAATGTGAGTGCTTTCATGCTGAAAGAAGAAACAAAGACAGATCTACCAAGCTGGAAGACGGATATCAATAATACTTTTGACGAAGACTTGGTCAAGTTTGAGGATGGCATATTGCTATCGCCTCTGGTTTGTATGATTTTCACACTACCTGTTGAAGATTCTTGTAGGCTTTTTTTCTTGCAATCGGCAATTTACCATACCCCTATCTGCTCTTGTATACAGAGGGCGTCCTGACAATACTAACACTACTTGGAAAAAGGTTTTAGAATAATGGATGTGCCATGAATTTCCCTAGGCCGGTAAATGCTTTTTTGGATGCGATAGATGTAGTAGTTCTTGATTGCACAATTCAGTCCGATTATAGTCCGACTGAGACCACCATTagacaaaaaatcaagaattttcaatcGCAGCCATTTTCATCAATGGAGGCTCATGTTAGCTAATTATTTTCGGAATAATATAATAATTCCCAATTTCCCATATATATTGATTGTTCAACATCTCAAAAGaaggtttgaaatttaaaacaaatattttgtaGACAAGgtagttcaaaatattttctctgtgGAGCAACCAGTCTCCaatcccaaattttaaatttctctgGTAGGTATAGTTCACACTTGAATCATTCAAGATTCAGTGGTGGTAAATACTTATGACCTTATGTCCAGCTGGTTGTGATTGGGTTGCATGCATGAATGGAAAGActgtcaaaattttcttgatattaAGGAAAACATCTGTTTAAACTCctggcaattcttaaaaaagaagaaaaaaaaacatatctgacagtagaaaattttagaggaaaaggtatttttaaaataggAAAATCCATCTGAATAATGGGAAGAGCAAAAACTTTCTGCATCTCTTTGTTTTGCTACTTACTCAAACTGTTCACAACCAATTAGCTTGTTcagtagtttttaatttttgcattttcgaaaagaagagaatgcATACCTACAGTCAACAGgaatttcccccgatttttttaaCAGTATCACGCCATGAAAAACAAGTTCTaagttgtgtattttaagttTGTATTTATTCATGCATCACTGAGAAAGCCAAGATGGcgatgaaaattattcatttctCTACACGTATACTTTAGAAAGTGCGACAGAGGAGTTGCATGGTCGATAGTGCACCCGTTGTGAGATGCTTGTTCTCGGACGTCATTTTAGCTTTCGGAGGGATGTGCACTTGAATGAGAGCTCAAAACATGCAACTTCGAACTTATTTCTTTTGAGTTTatattttccaaaagaaaaaaaactgcaaactcTACTTTTCGAAAATGGGAGAATTTTAATTTAGTGACCTATTTAATACTTAAATCAAGTACTAATATGTGTTGTCATTCTTAAAATGTGTAGGTCAGACTGACTTACTTGCAGCATCTTCGAAATTCGCTGAAAAACAATTACCTCCAATGCCAAAAAGGATTCAAAGACTGCAGCGACATGATAACAAAGCGCATTGAAAACTGTGCAATACTAATGGAACAGAAAGCTTTAAGGTTATGCATGGTCGCAAGCTATTATCAAAGAACCATGGCCACTATTGTAAGTTTGTATATGCTTTAGACTTGTGACTATTCCTTCCTGTTCTGTGAACTCTTAGAGTTTTTCAAACCATATTAGGTATCTATAAAtctggaaaatcagaaaaactgGGAGTTCTCGGAGAATTTCATCCAGACAGGAGAATTGGAGAacattcagggaattttgagaaaaagacTGGAATTCTAAAATCCGAGGGGAGAAAATCAGTGCTGTCTTTGCAACTAAAATGAGTCAGTCTGGTTCAGGGTTCAATGTTCTGGCTTACACCCGAATAGTGAACAGAAGAATAAGTTTCaattagaaattttaattcataCAATGATTAAAGTCTAAAGCAAAAAGGTAGCTATTTTCTTATAGTAAAGAGTCAAGGAGTTTTGATCCTTTTGCTGAGGGAAATCCTGTAGGAGTGTAGAAAGTTCATCAGTGTACGCTTTCACctgcaaaataaaaatgttccctACTCACTATTCCATATTGTCGTGGAAGTAATTTAAACAAATAATCAGCGCTTCTACTGCCCGAGTGTACACCATTCACCCGCGAAATACAGATCGCCAGTTTGTGAACATTCTGCCCGCCTGAAATCCTGGAAAAAATGGGGAATGTTCTTCTCGTGAATTTTAGACACCCAGACATAGATTTTTTCCAGGAGACAGATCCAATAAATCATTGAACTCAAAATAATTTGTAATCAGTAAAGAAAAGGAGCAGCTGTTGGTGAAAATGTTAGGTACTTTACAGTTACAAGGGTGGATTTTAAAGTAAACTTACTTTCTATGTTTTTCTGAATAAATCAAGGTGTGCCAGAGTGTGGCTGTTCCAACAttggtttttttcttgcatcaatcattacaaaaaaaagagagaaaaaacatgtAAATTTATCGGAAAATCCATTATTGTGTAATTAATCTAAAATAATTTACAGTTTTGCCATCCTTATTTCATCGCAGGATCATTTTTGTTTTCCAGATAAGTGATATTAAAAATCTCACAAACAACAGCCAATTGAATAAAGAGCTAGGAAGATGCCTTTGTAGTGATTATTTATGTCTCCGTGAGGACAAAAATATTCAGACTGAATTTCGTCCTTGTAGATTAAGCCGAGGGGTACAGACCTCGGATCACAAACCTTGGACGGAGACAGACTTGGATACGCTTTCAAGTCAGCGCATTACAAAGTTGAGTCGTAGGACTTCACTCAGCCATATCGAAAACCCTCAGTTCAACAAATCATTTCATGATAATATGAGTGCAAATCTTAGTCCATCACAAGCTTTTAATCACACGGGCAATTCTTACAAGTCATCTCACAAACCAGTTCCTAATCATTTGTCGAGAAACAACTCTCGCAAACGCTCCTTTCAGGATCTCACAGGGTGCGCACAAAGTCAGCCAGAAAATTCTTTGTTATCAACGCCTCAAAGCAATTATGACTGCGCAGGTCAGAGTGTTATcgtcaaaaaaattatcgatgATTATGCAGCTAGTTTTTCAGGGGAAGAGAACTCCTCTGTCGGCAAAAAAGCAAAATCGAATGTTGAAGAGACTGACTCTAAAACGTATGACAGTTTAGATGATAGATTGCAAGCTCTCTTTGCTGATGACCCACCGTGTAGTGACAAAATGTCAGTTGATGTTCCTAGCATCAGAAGCAGCCACAAGTCTTGTGAAGAAATAATGAAAGATTTACTGGGATCAGATGATGATGACTTTCCTCTGGACAGCCAAGAAATTGAAGAGCTCAGCCGAGATTTGTCGGACAATGAACATGATAATAATTCAGTCTCTCAGTCCCCGGTCGAATCTGAGATCAAAGAAATCAAGAGACCTAAAATATCTAGTCCCATCAGTTCAGAAATCGACAGTGCGCATAATGCTAAACTCGTCTTGTCAGAGCTTGAGGTTGACCCGAATGTCCGGCTCAAGTCTCATTTAGTTCCGTGGCTATCCGAACGTGTTGCTCAAGTGTGTTACTTTAACAAGCTCATGCAGCAAATGCCCCCTGACAAAAGGCGGGCTCTGGAGAAACAATGTTTAGATTTGTTCGGGCCCTGCTGCATGTTCGATAATGATGATCTCTCGGCAGAAGAACAAGAGATAATCTGCCGAAAACGTATCGCGAAGATTGTTTGTCATTACCTTCGACCTTACTTCAAGTCCAAACAAATAGGGAACAAAGATTTGTTTCAGACCATCGCCAAGCATATCACAGAAGAACTGCTGAATAAACATTTGGCTGCAGGTAAGGGCTCATCTCAGACACTCTTTATTTtgcatgcagaaaaaaattttcatccgGTAGGCCAGTGGATGAATTTTACTCTCTTAAGCCAATAGTGAAAATACCAGTGTGTTGCATTAAAATAGGAAGAACTGGGGGTTTAGGAAAGTGTGACACAATTTCTCCGGGCAAGTGCAGATTTACGAGACAATGGAAGCAGTGGCAAGGGGTGTTACggatatatcaattgatctacCACTTACACATATGAAAAAGGATTGAGaaacaggatgtttgcaacaaacaccgTAATAAtgaattctttaccatagcttcaaatggaggaatattgATAATCAAtaattcacgccttgccactgaatGGGAGAGAGGGAAAgtttgaaattccaaaattcagTTTGTTGAATTCCCAAAGAACCGCTTAGATAAATCTATAATCATTTATCATAAGCTATCACTCATGATTTTCCGTAATAATTATGCAATACGCCCAAATTTTGTGCTGAGTAAATTACAAGAAAGGCGTTACCCTAATACTTTTAAATTTGTGTTCATTCCAAAGTTACTTAAGAGTATTAAATAATGGTTTTAGACAGATACAGTAATTTGTAATGAACAAAACCTAAACGAAAAGTATGGAAACAATACTTTATGCATCATGGGTTTCTGATACTGGGTAACTTTACCCGACAAAAAGTCAATTGTCTTGTCGAAGTTTTCTCATGATAGATAGTTTTTCAgcttcttttatatttttacttttatcaaTCCTGcagttaattttgaattatttttttttctagatgaAAATATGGCGAGAAAAAGTGTTCAAAggttctttgaaaaaaatggaaaaattaaatgcattGAACAGTTACCATTTGATGTAAAACCGAAAATTCCCATCATCGATGCTTTCTAAATCGAGGAGTAGTTTAGAAAACTTCGGATTTAATTGATACTCATGTCTGTTCCTAGGTATAAGATAGCAATATTGTTTCAGGGAAGACCCATCATAGTAGTCAGttaagtttcatatttttgacgTTATTACAGTAGTTGTTGGGTAGGATATTCCATGTGACGATTATATTGTGATAATCTCTTGAAATTATTTCTCAGTAAACTCTTGAGTACTGATCCTCTGTCTGTTAACCATTTTTACTTAATCACTATTCTTCACATGACAgtcatttataaaattttcctgCTTAACATTGCaagatttaagttggaaaaagtcattgattttttttttcttgaatagaTGGGAAGCAAAGTACTTATGACATGAACTGAAAAGTTTCATAAGATTTTTGTGTTGAATTTTTGCTCttggtttaaaataaaattataaaaattttaaatttggaatGTCTTCTTACACCTTTCAGCCCCTTTAATGAGAGAACGATTCGAAAGTTTAATGCGCTTTTCATGTCCTCCTTCAATGTACTACAAAGGAAAAGAAACATGATTTAAAAAGGTATTAATGCTAAGCTTCCAACTTACTTTAAGTCTCTTTGATCGTTCAGagtgttaaaaaataaaaaggaatgaACATACTTAACAGTCCAAActttaaaatgaattatttctACATTCTATCGGAGCAAGTGGTAGAGGTTTCTTTGAGAATGTTTTCACAAGCCTAGATGCTCACTCAGAAATGGTTGAGGAGAGGTCAGCATTAAACAACTTGCCCATCCCTTTTAAACAAATAACCAAGTCTGactatcaaaattaaaaacaacgCTTGTTCTCAGCGTTAGGCATGGatgaacttgaaattttaacctGAGGGGAGGGGAACTGGTACTCAGTGCGCTCATTTAGTCATTTCTCAATAAAGTAAGAAGTGATGTATGATAGTTTGATAGATATATATCTGTTTTCACTCCCTGTCGCTGCTCGTCTATAAAGCAAGTGTGATTCCTCAATCACAAACCCTTTCCACTCTAATGATTTAGGAATCATTAACATTTCTTTGGAATTTTACAATTGCCACATGCTCTAAATTAAAGAGACAAGCCATGTGAGTTTTTTCCACTAGAGCTAGGCACTTTCGGAAAAACCAAGGAGTTAAACCCTCAAATCTAAAAAACTTCCACAactgttccttttttttatgtCACCTGGAGGTACTTTTTTCCGAATGAGTGAAATAAGTTTCCACACGTTATTTACATCCCCCATACTCGTATTTTATACACCCGGCTTCTTCAGGTGTCCAAAAAAACTTCAAGTCGGAAAATTCCGCTCATTCTATGGTCTCAACCGaggtcagggtgtctagcattagaactttccagattttcccgattctatcaggatttgagaagaGTCGGCCATCTGATTGGATTCTTTTATCAAACTATTTTTGTGAGGTTACATTCGCCGAAATTCAAATCCaccaaaatcaggatttggaaaaattatgaaatcaggattcagcaattaaaaatcaggaaaaattaggatttcccaaaatagAAAGAAACTAGACACTCTGGTAAGGGAGGAACCCCCCCTCCTCTCGCGCGGAATACCGCGCTTGCTTTACGcgccattttcaaaaattggcgCGCTGCGTTGCACCCTTCTCCGCGCGCGCGCGAACGGACCCCAGCAGATTTCCGTACGCGTCGTAACTTTTAATTGACTTGCCGAGAATTCTAGCAGCTTCCATTAAATTTCTCCAGAAAAATTGTTCCCATTACCTCAACATTCGCTGAACGGA is a window from the Bemisia tabaci chromosome 5, PGI_BMITA_v3 genome containing:
- the LOC109032685 gene encoding uncharacterized protein, which gives rise to MGSEHLNWILENVSAFMLKEETKTDLPSWKTDINNTFDEDLVKFEDGILLSPLVRLTYLQHLRNSLKNNYLQCQKGFKDCSDMITKRIENCAILMEQKALRLCMVASYYQRTMATIISDIKNLTNNSQLNKELGRCLCSDYLCLREDKNIQTEFRPCRLSRGVQTSDHKPWTETDLDTLSSQRITKLSRRTSLSHIENPQFNKSFHDNMSANLSPSQAFNHTGNSYKSSHKPVPNHLSRNNSRKRSFQDLTGCAQSQPENSLLSTPQSNYDCAGQSVIVKKIIDDYAASFSGEENSSVGKKAKSNVEETDSKTYDSLDDRLQALFADDPPCSDKMSVDVPSIRSSHKSCEEIMKDLLGSDDDDFPLDSQEIEELSRDLSDNEHDNNSVSQSPVESEIKEIKRPKISSPISSEIDSAHNAKLVLSELEVDPNVRLKSHLVPWLSERVAQVCYFNKLMQQMPPDKRRALEKQCLDLFGPCCMFDNDDLSAEEQEIICRKRIAKIVCHYLRPYFKSKQIGNKDLFQTIAKHITEELLNKHLAADENMARKSVQRFFEKNGKIKCIEQLPFDVKPKIPIIDAF